ATCCCAAATTAATTGTGCATCTTCGATGGTCTTTTGACTTGTTTCCGAGTCCTTTTTGCTGTCCTCGTCGGTCTGCTGGGGATGTGACTGCGCAGCGATGCCATCTGCTTCCAACCGTTCTAGAACACCAGTGATCTCGGCTTTCAGTTTGTCCATCTGCTGAATTTCTCCCTTGGTTCGACTCAATtgctcttccatcatcatgatcaggGATTCCCTAGCTTGGTGTGGTCTGTACAAATTCAGGAGATGGTGTGCGTTGATGAAGAGGTTGCGCAGGTCCTCCACTTTGGATTCGAACTGCTCCGGAGACACGGATAGAACGCCGACAAATTCGAGAAAGTTTAGGAGGAGAGATTTGCTGATTTTGAGGAGGTAGTATGCGTGGTTGAGCGGCCGGGATGGCCCCGAGGGCGATTGACGGTCGGTATCTGCCGGAGACGACGAAGGGTACAGCTGGGTGATGCCTTGATCTTTCAGGGACGGTAAAGCAGTTGAAAGCTGTGGGGATGCGTGATTAGCAGCGTTACGGCGAGGCAATGATCGAAGACTTACGTTCTGAAGCTCTCCGAATACGCTGTAATGACCGGTGTCAGGGATCGCTGGAGGGACGAGAAGCCGAAGCTCTGGTGGCAGATCAAGAGCGCGCAATTCGGCAGGTGAccacttctttttctgcggtttcccatcctcaccttTGGATGCCTCTTTCTTGACCTCCTCGAGCCTCTGCAGATTATCGGGCGTGAAGTGTTTCCATAGCGGAGGCGGCGGGGCAAAGGCAGTCGCGAGCGTCCGTTGCTGTGCggcgtcggccatggttCTCTCGCGAAATTGACAGCTGTAGTGCGATAGATGAGTCGGGGTAGGGCTGGTAGCACGCGATGGACACGAGATCAAGAGGTGAATGCAGGAAAGAATGTGGACAGTCGAGTCGGCGGCGCAATGCGGAGATGTCCGGTGTTGTTGGCCCGTGCTCATGCCAGGCGGCCACTTGCTCTTGTTCATCATCCACTAACTAACCACGGCCTCCGTTGCGCAACTTCCCAACCACTCTATCCAGCCAGGCGCTGACTCTTCGCTGGTTTCTCATGAGCGTTGTAGATACGAACTGAGCGCCACAAAATGCCTCGCAGTGGACTTGCTGCTGGCTCAGCAAGCCCTCGCTCTCCTGTGAGAGAAGCAACTAGCACAATGTCCCGCTTGTATCAGCGCTCATACCCGGTCGTCGACGCTGTCGCGCTGGCGTGCATTGTAGCTGCTTGGATACTGGTACGCCATCAGACCTGCCGTTTGACTAAATCATGCACTAATCAGAATGTTTCTCACAGATTCAAATTTTTGCGACCCCATTTCATCGCATGTTCTCCCTGGACAATAAAAGTATCCAGTATCCCTTCGCTGTTGTGGAGAGGGTTCCAGTCGGTGAGATACTGCACCTGCCCTGTCAACGTCGACTTTTCCTGGATGCTTACTATCGGTTTACAGTTTGGTCTATCATTTATGCTGGCGTCATTccgttccttctcctcctcgcctgGGCAGCCGTGTTCCGTCCCTACCCTCACAAGGTCCAAGTGACTTTGCTGGGCTTTCTCATCGCACTTATGCTAACGAGCCTTATTACCGACATTATCAAAAACGCCGCTGGCCGACCTCGCCCTGATCTAATTTCTCGCTGTCTACCAAGGAAAGGGACCCCCAAGGACTTGCTGGTCTCATGGACGGTGTGTACTCAAACCAACGAGCACATCCTCcaagaaggatggaggagttTCCCCAGTGGCCACAGTAGCTTCTCATTTGGTGGGCTCGGTTATATGTCACTGTAAGCTTGTATGCCGCGACAACCCATAGAATAGCGCTAATCGTTTACCCAGGTTCCTTTCCGGTCAAATGCACGTGTTCAGACCGAGGACCGACCTCTGTCGCTGCCTCGTAGCCTTTGCTCCGCTTCTCTGCGCTTTGTTAGTTGCTATCTCTCGCCTGGACGATTACCGCCACGATGTATACGATGTTACTTGTGGATCGCTCCTCGGGTTGATGGTAGCCTATTTCTCGTACCGACGCTATTATCCAGCCCTTCGGTCAGTAACCTGCGACTGCCCATATGGGAGAGACGATATCATCGGACCAGATGGATTCTCCAAACTGCCTGGTGATGAGGAACAGCAGCTTCCGGGCTCAGCATCTGTTGCGCGTCAGTGGGATGCTCGGGAGTCATATCAACTTGCAGAATCTACATCCTCCTAGAGGTGGATGTCATTTGCCACATTTTCACCATCCTGTTTCTTTCTGTGATACCCTAGATttttgtgttgttgatgtacCGTTACTTTGGACGCTCGCCCTTATAGTAGAGATTTTATTGTATTGTGCGCTCAATGTTGTCAATTTTGGATATTCATTACTCATACCTATTCTTACAATTTGGAAATGTCCCTATGCTGTACACTGGTCCATTCCTTGACATCGTGGAAGTCCATCACCTTGTTAGGGCCTCCAAATCGTCCCAGAGTGTCGCTCCAGTTTCTATCCGAAGCAATCTCTGGGCTCCATTTGATGAGATCGTGGACCTTCTGAGGAACTTTACCCTCCATGGCATCGACAATCAGACTCCCGATGGACGGTAGGTATTTGTAGCCTATTAATGGTGCACGTTAGTAACGGAAACGCATCTTATTTGGGGCTATGGCGTGGCGTCTTACCTCTGCCAGAAGCACCACATCCCAGAATCAGTGATTTGTGCTGTGGGTGACGGTCAATGATGAATTCGCGGTTAGCGGTGTCTGCGCACCAGCAGATTCTCGCGAAGCTGAACGGACGGTCTGCCAATTGAGGCACAGTTTCTCTGAGAAGCGCGCGAACCCTCTTCTCGGATTCCAGGGGCACTTGTGTCTTCTCGAAGGGAAGACTTTGCAGCTTCCCATCTTGTGATCTGACCATGTTTGTGTATCCGGGATGCTCATCGCAGATCTTGATCTCCCCGCGCTCCTCATCCGgctcaaagaagaagcccttTTCGATATTGAAGATGACGGGCATGTCCTTGTATTGTGCACGCTCCTCGGGCTTCAGAGCGATATGTACAAGCGTCCAGGCAGTTGGGCGCAGCTGGTCCTTGAAATCCAAGAACTGCCCGGCATTTGCACCAGCACACAGGATCGTCTGCTCCGCACGCCAGATTTTGCCATCAGCAGTAACGGCACCCTTCACATCATTGTTCTCGAAAATAAGGGTGATGACTCTGCCTGCCGGCGAACCAGCAACGAACTTGACACCAAGTCTCTGTGCTTCCCTGGCGGCCGCGACGAGAGCATTCCGGGCATGAGCCCAGCCGGCACCGGAGCGAAGAAAGTAACCCTTCCACCCAGGGAAATCTCCCTTGAGCACAGCCGGAGCAAGATCACGGAATTGTTCTGGCCGCGACATCTCCACCAAGTTCGGGTCGGCTTCGGGCCTTACTCGGACACCAAGGCGGTCCAGGCCAGCTGATGTGCACGCAGACATGAGGAGGCCGACATCGTGGTAGTAGGGCTGGAAGAGAGGGTCGTTCTTCCATCCTTGGAACGCTTGTTCTCCCAGAAGCTCGTTCACCTCAATCTCATCTTTTCTGTTGCTGTATTGGCCGGAAGAAATGACTTTGTTGACGTCGTTTCCTGCAGAAATAGCGGAGGGGACAGGGTAAGGATCCAGGACAGTCACATTGGTGTAGCCTCTGCGAGCCAGGTGTAGGGCAGTAGAGCAGCCCCAGGTGCCCGCACCAACAATcaaaatggaagaagatttgGTGATTGCCATTGCGATGTAGTTTGGGCGCGGTCAACgatgttggaggggttgaaAGAGAGATCGCTATGCCGCACCAATTGGATGGCTCTTGACCTGCACAGCTTTCCAAGTGAAGCAACTCTTTGACGGGATAAGAGAATCCTATGAAGGATATACGAGACGTGGCCTTTATACTACAGCATTACAATGGCGACGACCAGGGCATTGAATCATCAGATGTCGGGCTTGTCTTACCCACCGATAGGCAGGAAGGTCCACGCGGTGGTTATCGAGCGGTAGCGACCGCCCGGTTACCCTATGGGACCGATAAACACAAAATCTCCCCCCGCGTGCACTGTCCAACGCGTCTTATCCTGGCCCACCAAAGCTCAAACTCCAATCCTAGCTTTATCTTTGCGTGCTTGAATGGCCCGCCACTCCGCCGACGTCGGCCAACCAATTCGAAGTGTGTGCGGAGCAAGACCGAGAGCCCCCTCCCTGCCGGTAGTTGGCATGTCGAATCATCGCCACGAAACTATGCTAGATACTGGCGGATGGAACAGAGGGCTGCATTAGCCTAAATGCGAGATAGCACCAGAATGACCAGACTTTGGGCTGGTCGCAACAAAGTATTAGCCACTAGGTGCATACCGGCTATTCGTTCGCTTGGACCTTACCTTATTATTCCCCCACCCGTACAATCGTCTTGTGGCTTGCTTTGAGCTTGTCATGGGTCCAATAGCAGGCGTTGCCGCATATCtacttcttcacttctttAAGTTCTTAGTCTCTTGCCTTTGCACGGCAGGCTGTCCTACGGGGATAAGCCTACTGTACAATGTATACTCTATCTCGTCGCTGCCCTCGGGCCCTATCTACACAGCGACATGAAATTCCGTTGATATGAGATGCCGGAAGAAGCCAAGCCGGCAGTATCCCGTTATAAAAGGAGGAATGGCCACTGTTGGTTGTCTTGCCATGCTTCCCCATGGCATCGGGAATTGTCTCTAAAACCCTTTCAAATTTCATTCTTCAAGGGACCAGGCAACCTTTGAGTGCCTGATAGCAGTGTCATGGCTCGCTATATGTCAGAAACCTCGCACGATGCAGACGTTGAGGAATATGCAGGGGACCCTACATTGCGCGACGACGGAATTTCCAAGAAGCCCGTGGCAAGTGCAGATGCCCTAGATATTGCCCTTGGCGACAGCAGCAATGTTGAATATACTATCGACTCGGACAATTCTCCTTACTTGGAAGTGCGAGCCAACGTTCCAAACACCGATGACCCTACTTTACCAGTCAACACATTTCGGATGTGGTTTTTGGGGGTTGTCTTCACCCTCGTAGGTAACCCAAGAGACATGTAATTGTATCTGGCACACTGACTTTATCCAAAGCTTGGTACAGGCGTCAATCAATTCTTCTCTATGCGGTATCCCAGTGTGACAATTACTTCATTGGTGGCGCAGCTGCTTAGTTATCCAGTGGGATGTTTCTTTGCCAAAGCCCTGCCTATTATGAGGGTGCGCTTGTTTGGGCGCTGGGACTTGGACATAAATCCGGACCACCACTTCAATATCAAAGAACACGCGGTAATTACGATCATGTCTAACCTCAGTTTCAACCAATCTTGGGTGAGTTGTCTCAAGTCACAGAGTGGCCAGAGTGGATAGGAGATACTGACAATATGTGATAGGCAAGTGCGATTATCCAGGCACAAAAGGTGTATCTCAAGATGTCAACACCTGTAGGATATCAGATCTTGCTCTCGCTGTCGATGCAGTTGTTTGGTCTTGGGCTTGCTGGGCTGTCATACAGATACATCATTGAGCCGCCTCAAATGGTAAGTGTGGGGAGGACAAACTCTGGGAAGATCTACACTAACCAGATCGCTCAGATTTGGCCTTCGACACTGGCAAACGCAGCCCTTTTTCAAACACTGCACAGTGGAGCGAACCCAATCGCCGACGGCTGGAAAATCTCGCGATACCGGTTTTTCCTTATTGTCTGCATTGGAAGTTTCTGCTGGTATTGGTTTCCtggatatatttttactgGACTAAGTACTTTTGCCTTCATTTGCTGGGCAGCTCCTAGTATGTTGGAATATACCTTGACTCGAAGAAGGGCTCTGAATTAACAtgatatctagataataagGTCGTCAACAATCTCTTCGGTATGACCACGGGTCTGGGATATATGCCCACAACATTTGATTGGAGCCAGATTGCGTATAACACATCTCCCTTGACCATCCCGTACTGGGCGCAGGCCAATGTCTTCGCGGGTTGGTTTCTGATATACGCCGTGGCGGCCCCAATCCTTTACTATACCAACACGTGGTATACAGCGTATCTCCCTCTCACGAGCTCTGATGCGTATGACAATACGGGAGGTATTTACGACTCGAGTCGTATCCTGAACAGCGAAGGAGTCTTTGATGAGGACAAGTACAAAGCGTATAGCCCCCTTTTCTTGCCTgtgaccttctccttgagtTACGGCGTAGGCTTTGCAGTCCTGACGTGTTTGATCACGCACGTACTTCTCTATCATACGAAGGATATCATTCAGACTTTCCGGGGAGAGAACAAAAAGGATATCCATGCCAGGTTACTTTCCCAGTACCCTGATGtaccatggtggtggtacggTGCCTTGACTGTAAGCCTTACTTCCCTCTGATACGAACAAGCTAACAGTGTAGGTTATTATCGTTGCTCTTGCGATCATGACGCAGTATGTCTGGCATACGGGGCTTCCCTTCTGGGGCTTGTTTATCACGTTGGCTCTGGCAGCGATTTATGTGATCCCAGTTGGAACAGTATATGCTGTGGCAAACCTTAACAGCAACTGTCTGACCGTTCTGGGAGAGATCGTATCCGGCTATCTGTTGAAAGGAAAGCCACTCGTTCTCTTGATATTCAAGGTGAGATCTCAGGCTAAGACATTCATCTGCGAAGTCATCATTGAcaaataatagttttatgCGTACACTGGGCTGAGCCAAGCCATGTATTACGGCGCAGACATGAAGGTTGGTTGGGCCTCCGGACATATTTGATAAGTGTCTCCTGTTGATGAATATCTGCAGCTTGGAATGTACATGAAGATCCCGCGGCGAACTCTGTTCGTTGCCCAGCTGGTTGCCTGCATTCTGGGAACTTTGACGCAGAGTGAGTGAATACTATACGTCCACTTTTTGACTGCAGACCGCTGATTCGGAAAGACGGGGTCCTGCTCTGGATGCTTGGAAATGTGCAAGACGTGTGCTCGGAGGACCAAGCGGACAACTTTACCTGTCCGCAGGGTCGGGTCAACTACAACAGTGCCGTTCTATGGGGAGGTATGGTCACTCTGTCGCTCCCACCGGCTTGCGCAGGAGTTTACTGACGATGGTACAGCTATCGGACCTACCAGACTATACAATATTGGAAAGATTTATTCCGGTCTGCTGCACTTTTTCTGGATCGGAGCACTGCTTCCTATCATCACCTACGCCTTGCGCAAGAAGTACCCCAAGTCCCGGTTCCTGGATGCTATCCACTGGCCAATTTTCTTTGCCGGCACGGGTAACTTGCCTCCTGCAGTACGGAAAACCCCCCCTTTGCCAAGAGTAATTTTCTATGCTAACTGATGACGGTAGACGGGTATCAACTATTCCACGGCGTTTGTAGTCAGTCTGATTTTCAACAAGGTGAGTCATCTATCTTCACGTTATGTTGAAGTGCGACATTCTGACCGCTTATAGATCATCAAAGGTCGCAGGCCTCACTGGTGGGCCAAATACAACTATGTGCTGTCTGCAGCGTTAGATTCAGGAGTTGCCGTTGGAGCCATCGTGAtcttctttgctttgacATTCCCGGGAATTACCTTCAACTGGTGGGGTAACACCGTCAATAGTGGGACGGTGGATAGCAAGGGCACGCCGTGGCTGGAGTTGAAGGGAAATGAGACTTTTGGGCCGGCGACATGGTCGTGAGCAGTATGAAGAGCAATTTGAGACACAATCAGAGGCTATTGGGTGGGTGGAAAAGGTTAATTAAGCTCGTGTGGGATGTTATATGGTACTTGTTAAGCGATACATGGTTTTTACTTCGAGGCATTGGGCTGATTGATTGCTTCTATTTATTTTGGTCGAGCCTCCAGAAATACTGCCAGAGGCAATGcagatatttatttattaagatataggTAATACCCTTTACGCAGATTGTTATGGAAAATCATGATTTAGTGTGCGTAGTATAAGGAAATACAGTCTGCAAGATATGTCTGTCCCATAACTTTAGAAAATCTTGCAATCACGAAGAACTATCCAAGTATATCGTATATAGAGCCTTCCTAAGCTCCTATCTGgtactggatatatatattcaatccACTCATGCCTTCTTCGATGTGGGTTATGGTAGTTGTGGAACTCCCACCTAGATCCTGTATTGTTAATTTGAATGTGTCTTTACGCCATTGGATGTCTCTCCAATGCCATTCAGAGAGGTTAATTAATATCACTCCTTCATTCCTAGAccgctcctccctccttccccctcccaatAAAAGAGCAAacagaagaaataaaaaaaacgaAGGTTATCTTTTTCAAGGCCCGAGCCGCGGATCGAACGCGGGACCTCTCGCAGATATGCTTGGGTTAAATCCCTAAGCGAGAAtcataccactagaccaCCCGGGCTTGATGGAAAGAATAACCAATGACCTACGCAGGACTCgaacctgcaatctcttgatccgtagtcaagcgccttaccattgggccagcaggccaTTTGATGAAAAATGGCCGCACTTTACGGCACTAAGAGCTAGAAAATAACAGATCTGCCCTATAGATCAAGTCTCCATCGGAACGGAATAAATCATAATTCCTGTTATCGGGAATACCCCATGTGTAGTCAGGCATTAGTCATAAGTGACTATCAGCGCCATGATCCCCTCGGGGATTGTGATAACCAACTATCTAAATCACTAGTCATAGTCTCGATAAGCCTCGCAGCCTCTTCAGATTAAGCCACGGCAGCTCTTATCCGGTCAGCTCGCCAGGCCAATCCGAGTGCTCATCACAGGGATCATCTCAAGCCCACCGTTGCCCCTCTTGGGTTCACCGTTCGGGGCTGTCCGCTGTGATCTCGCCACGGCTGGTGGTGGCTTCGACGCCGAGAGTGCACCTCTCCCTCCGAGCGAGGAGTTTTGTTGCTCTTTCGCTCCTGCAACCCGGAGCCAGAAggtttccttccccttctatTACTCTGGACCTTTGCCCGGCCATGTAAAGACGCCCCTCCCCTTAGTCGGATGCCGCGCAAGAAGGCTGCAGACCGCGTGGGTCCGGTCAAGACCCGAAGCCGCAGTGGCTGTAAAGAATGCCGCGCCAGTCGAGTCCGCTGCGATCTGAAGAAGCCgatctgcagcagatgcCTTGAGAAGGGCTTAGTATGCTCGACCCAACTCGTTCTCAAGTGGGAGTCCGAGTTCGTTAGCCGCGGCTTGGCTTTTGGTAGAGCCGGCGTTTGGAGTAAGGCTCGGGCTGCCGGcggacttcctcctcctcctggaaAGTCTTCGGCTGCGTTCCTCCTTCGCGATCAGGAATGGTGTCCTATTCCGCTTATCGAGTCGTGGGGTTTCGTCAATAGTGGGGTGTCGA
The window above is part of the Aspergillus luchuensis IFO 4308 DNA, chromosome 8, nearly complete sequence genome. Proteins encoded here:
- a CDS encoding NAD(P)/FAD-dependent oxidoreductase (COG:E;~EggNog:ENOG410PH30;~InterPro:IPR006076,IPR036188;~PFAM:PF01266,PF00890;~go_function: GO:0016491 - oxidoreductase activity [Evidence IEA];~go_process: GO:0055114 - oxidation-reduction process [Evidence IEA]) is translated as MAITKSSSILIVGAGTWGCSTALHLARRGYTNVTVLDPYPVPSAISAGNDVNKVISSGQYSNRKDEIEVNELLGEQAFQGWKNDPLFQPYYHDVGLLMSACTSAGLDRLGVRVRPEADPNLVEMSRPEQFRDLAPAVLKGDFPGWKGYFLRSGAGWAHARNALVAAAREAQRLGVKFVAGSPAGRVITLIFENNDVKGAVTADGKIWRAEQTILCAGANAGQFLDFKDQLRPTAWTLVHIALKPEERAQYKDMPVIFNIEKGFFFEPDEERGEIKICDEHPGYTNMVRSQDGKLQSLPFEKTQVPLESEKRVRALLRETVPQLADRPFSFARICWCADTANREFIIDRHPQHKSLILGCGASGRGYKYLPSIGSLIVDAMEGKVPQKVHDLIKWSPEIASDRNWSDTLGRFGGPNKVMDFHDVKEWTSVQHRDISKL
- the med7 gene encoding mediator complex subunit MED7 (BUSCO:EOG0926587S;~COG:K;~EggNog:ENOG410PPJC;~InterPro:IPR037212,IPR009244;~PFAM:PF05983;~go_component: GO:0016592 - mediator complex [Evidence IEA];~go_function: GO:0003712 - transcription coregulator activity [Evidence IEA];~go_process: GO:0006357 - regulation of transcription by RNA polymerase II [Evidence IEA]), producing the protein MADAAQQRTLATAFAPPPPLWKHFTPDNLQRLEEVKKEASKGEDGKPQKKKWSPAELRALDLPPELRLLVPPAIPDTGHYSVFGELQNVSLRSLPRRNAANHASPQLSTALPSLKDQGITQLYPSSSPADTDRQSPSGPSRPLNHAYYLLKISKSLLLNFLEFVGVLSVSPEQFESKVEDLRNLFINAHHLLNLYRPHQARESLIMMMEEQLSRTKGEIQQMDKLKAEITGVLERLEADGIAAQSHPQQTDEDSKKDSETSQKTIEDAQLIWDLLDGKIEG
- a CDS encoding phosphatase PAP2 family protein (COG:I;~EggNog:ENOG410PJG4;~InterPro:IPR036938,IPR043216,IPR000326;~PFAM:PF01569;~TransMembrane:6 (i34-54o80-101i113-130o180-197i209-230o236-255i);~go_function: GO:0008195 - phosphatidate phosphatase activity [Evidence IEA];~go_process: GO:0006644 - phospholipid metabolic process [Evidence IEA]), whose translation is MPRSGLAAGSASPRSPVREATSTMSRLYQRSYPVVDAVALACIVAAWILIQIFATPFHRMFSLDNKSIQYPFAVVERVPVVWSIIYAGVIPFLLLLAWAAVFRPYPHKVQVTLLGFLIALMLTSLITDIIKNAAGRPRPDLISRCLPRKGTPKDLLVSWTVCTQTNEHILQEGWRSFPSGHSSFSFGGLGYMSLFLSGQMHVFRPRTDLCRCLVAFAPLLCALLVAISRLDDYRHDVYDVTCGSLLGLMVAYFSYRRYYPALRSVTCDCPYGRDDIIGPDGFSKLPGDEEQQLPGSASVARQWDARESYQLAESTSS
- the optE gene encoding small oligopeptide transporter, OPT family (COG:T;~EggNog:ENOG410PFPV;~InterPro:IPR004813,IPR004648;~PFAM:PF03169;~TransMembrane:13 (i82-100o106-129i192-213o219-238i250-266o323-346i393-419o450-471i478-501o525-546i561-584o628-649i707-730o);~go_process: GO:0055085 - transmembrane transport [Evidence IEA]), with the translated sequence MARYMSETSHDADVEEYAGDPTLRDDGISKKPVASADALDIALGDSSNVEYTIDSDNSPYLEVRANVPNTDDPTLPVNTFRMWFLGVVFTLLGTGVNQFFSMRYPSVTITSLVAQLLSYPVGCFFAKALPIMRVRLFGRWDLDINPDHHFNIKEHAVITIMSNLSFNQSWASAIIQAQKVYLKMSTPVGYQILLSLSMQLFGLGLAGLSYRYIIEPPQMIWPSTLANAALFQTLHSGANPIADGWKISRYRFFLIVCIGSFCWYWFPGYIFTGLSTFAFICWAAPNNKVVNNLFGMTTGLGYMPTTFDWSQIAYNTSPLTIPYWAQANVFAGWFLIYAVAAPILYYTNTWYTAYLPLTSSDAYDNTGGIYDSSRILNSEGVFDEDKYKAYSPLFLPVTFSLSYGVGFAVLTCLITHVLLYHTKDIIQTFRGENKKDIHARLLSQYPDVPWWWYGALTVIIVALAIMTQYVWHTGLPFWGLFITLALAAIYVIPVGTVYAVANLNSNCLTVLGEIVSGYLLKGKPLVLLIFKFYAYTGLSQAMYYGADMKLGMYMKIPRRTLFVAQLVACILGTLTQNGVLLWMLGNVQDVCSEDQADNFTCPQGRVNYNSAVLWGAIGPTRLYNIGKIYSGLLHFFWIGALLPIITYALRKKYPKSRFLDAIHWPIFFAGTGNLPPATGINYSTAFVVSLIFNKIIKGRRPHWWAKYNYVLSAALDSGVAVGAIVIFFALTFPGITFNWWGNTVNSGTVDSKGTPWLELKGNETFGPATWS